Proteins from a single region of Dictyostelium discoideum AX4 chromosome 5 chromosome, whole genome shotgun sequence:
- a CDS encoding hypothetical protein (P15519 Spore germination protein 1 precursor (SPG1)), translated as MNIRNTLVLLVSTVLVLMSCSIGCYAGSPNCVGAPSGQVYIFSSWDFQGDRYVYNISQGQTTLPDSFIHNVQSFTSGSEICFASCNPLETYQISAGQSHRNYAALENFGQRMNLIIPGNCSNLVCPSN; from the coding sequence atgaatatcaGAAATACATTAGTTTTATTAGTTTCAACAGTTTTGGTTTTAATGTCTTGTTCCATTGGTTGTTATGCTGGTAGTCCAAATTGTGTTGGTGCTCCAAGTGGTCAAGTTTACATTTTTTCAAGTTGGGATTTCCAAGGTGACCGTTATGTTTATAACATTTCACAAGGTCAAACCACTTTACCagattcattcattcataaTGTTCAATCATTTACAAGTGGTAGTGAAATTTGTTTTGCAAGTTGTAATCCATTAGAAACCTATCAAATTAGTGCTGGCCAATCACATAGAAACTATGCCGCTCTTGAAAATTTCGGTCAAagaatgaatttaattattccTGGAAATTGTTCAAATTTGGTTTGTccttcaaattaa
- the rab7B gene encoding Rab GTPase has translation MTKGRKIIKVVIIGEKSVGKTSILRRYVDKRFVTLKPTIGVDFVMVSENMVTLQLWDTSGQERFRSLEISYYRGADYCILVFDVTNEKTLYDLKLWRDDFIEKTEIRDPILFPFIILGNKIDDPNRVVTEKAAIQWCKDNIGGNLTYFDTSAKDNINIEQVFKHISNQCENQPQSNEIPPEQLISLTEKKSNQSSCC, from the exons ATGACAAAAGGAAGgaaaattattaaagttGTCATTATAGGTGAGAAAAG tgTTGGTAAAACTAGTATATTAAGAAGATATGTCGATAAAAGATTTGTTACATTGAAACCAACGATTGGAGTTGATTTCGTTATGGTTAGTGAAAATATGGTTACACTTCAATTATGGGACACAAGTGGTCAAGAGAGATTCAGAAGTTTAGAGATATCATATTACAGAGGAGCAGATTATTGTATATTGGTATTTGATGTAACCAATGAGAAGACACTTTACGATTTAAAACTTTGGAGAGATGATTTCATTGAAAAAACAGAAATTCGAGATCCAATCTTATTTCCATTCATTATTTTAGGAAATAAAATCGATGATCCAAATAGAGTAGTTACAGAGAAAGCCGCTATTCAATGGTGTAAAGATAACATTGGTGGCAATCTAACTTACTTTGATACCTCTGCAaaagataatataaatatagaaCAAGTTTTTAAACACATTTCAAATCAATGTGAAAATCAACCacaatcaaatgaaataCCACCAGAACAATTAATAAGTTTAACAGAAAAAAAGTCAAATCAAAGTTCatgttgttaa